Part of the Triticum urartu cultivar G1812 chromosome 2, Tu2.1, whole genome shotgun sequence genome, ACCAATAGCGGGACATGGATGcgcatattggttcctacatattctaagaagatcttATCGTCGAACcttgatgtcaaggattcagctAATCCCGTATGCAGTTCCCTTTGACTATCGGTATGTtgcttgtccgagattcgatcgtcgatatctccatacctagttcaatctcgttaccggcaagtctctttactcgttccgtaatacaagaTCTCGTGGctaactctttagtcacattgcttgcaagcttactgtgatgttgtattaccgagtgggccctgagatatctctccgtcatacggagtgacaaatcccagtcttgatccatgctAACTCAACACACACcctcggagatacctgtagagcacctttatagtcaccagTTACGTTGCGATGTTTGGTACACACAACGTACTCCTCcggtgtcagtgagttgcatgaactcatggtcataggaacatatacttGACATGCAGAAAATGATAGCAATAAACTTGACAAGATCATATGCTACGTTCatagtttgggtcttgtccatcacatcattctcctaatgatgtgatcccgttatcagaTGACAACTCATATATATGGTTAGGAAACGTTAATCATCTTTGATGAACAAGATAGTCTAGTACAAGCTCACCAGGGACACGTTGTTggctatgtatccacacatgtatctgagtttcggATCAATACAATTTTCGCATgaataataaatgattatcacgaacagggaaatatgataataactaatttattatggGAAACGTTCCCTGCCGGACGACCGGCTGCGCGTCGAGCCAGTCGCGTGTGCAGCGTACGATCTGCCCTGATCCACCGGCTCCTCTTGCACCTACGCGCACATGCTGGTGAGCCCTGATCagttttttctttagctgccaGCCCTCTTTTTTCCCTACACTTGTCTCTGTCCCTACCCGTGTCCAGTCATTTCCTCTTTCCATTTTTTTTGTTGCACATGCCATGAACAACCCGTCGGAGCCCTGACCGGTTGATATCGAGCTACAACCGGCGAGTTGTTTTTTAGGGACCGACGTGATTTTTTGCTGCGACTGGCGACAGCAAGGAATTTTTTGCTACAACCCACGAGTAAATTTGCTAGGACCGGTGTGACCTTCTGCGGCTACCACCGACGACGAATTTTTTTTCTACGAACGACGATGAGTTGTTTTGCTTGGACAAGCGAAATTTTTTGCTGTGTCCTAGCGATGGCAAGCCATGTTTTTTGCTGCAACCGGCTATTATTTTTGCTGGGATCGATGAGATTTTTTTGTCGCGACCGGCAATAATTTTTTTTGCTACGACCCGCTGATGGCAAGTCATTTTTTTGCTAGAACTGGCAATCATTTTTGCTGGGACCGGCGATAACTTTTTTTTTTGTGAGAAGCCGCCGGCGAGAATTTTTGCCGCGGCCTGGCGATGGCTAGCCTTTTTTATGCTGCAACCGACGATCAACTTTGCTCAGACCCGGGAGAACTTTTGTTGAGCCAGCGACCGGCGAGAATTTTTGCTAGGACCGGGTGATTGCAAGCCTTTTTTTTTGCTGCAACCGGTGTTTATTTTTGTTGCGACCAGCGAGAATTTTTGTTTCGACCAGTGACCGGCGAGAATTTTTGCTACGACCCGGTGATGGCCATTTTTTTGCTGCAACCAGCGTTCATTTTTGCTGCGACCAGCAAGAATTTTTGTTGCGACCAGCGAGAATTTTTGTTACGACCAGTGACCGGCGAGAATTTTTGCTATGACACGGTGATGGCCATTTTTTTGCTGCAACCGGCGTTCATTTTTGCTGGGACCAGCAAGAATTTTTGTTGCGACCAGCCAGCGAGATTTTTTGTGGCTGGGATGTTTTTGCTAGGATAGGGGAGATGATTTGCTGGGACTAGCGAGACGGAAAACTGCAACCGGCAAGACAATTTGTTGGGACCAGGAGAGGCCATGCTACAACGAGCTTTTTGCATGAAGCAACGACATCCAGTTGCAACAGTGATGCAGGGCGGCGGCACCGAGCTGCAACAGTGGACGGGATATTCATGGGAGTTGGGGTATCAGGAGTCGACGAGCAAAGCATCGGAGCATGGCGCTGGCAACTCGTTTCGTGCACGCACGGCCGGACGACGGAGTGCCTGCGAGGCGACAACAGCAAGTTGCAACCGCGATGCAGGGCAGCCATGGTGTGTTGTGCGGTGGACATTCGCGGAAGCTGGGCGTCACGAGAAAAGCTAGCTACGGCGCATGGCAACCACTACCTGTTCCATGCGGGCGGACAAAGCGGGCTCGTTTTGCATGGGATTCAGTGGTTTCAGTTTTGCATGACCCAACGTCTCAAACGAGCTAGATCCAACGTTTCAGGATGGACGAATCCAACGGATGCAAGTGGACCGGCGAAGCGACTCGGCCGGTCGACCGGCGCAGAGTAGCGcccatttattattgcctctagggcatatttccaacagattcGGACAAAGTCGAGCTTGGATAGAACTGAAGAAGTTTTGATGAACGAAGAAGAAGGTCAAAGGGTTTATAAAAAAATTGCATCTTTGGTACAATCTATATTTACACAAAATGGACCATAATGAAATTTGGATTTTAGGTATCTAGGGACGATTCACTTGGAAGTAACTATTTCCTAGATACCTGTGGTACTTCACGAGTGAATaaatcaaaaaaaatcaaaaaatgacCTAAATTTAATGATTTATGAATGGGTAGTGTTAGGCGTGGTAAGAGGGTGAGTTTGACTCACGAACAATCTACAAGTGAAGGACCGATCGTTTAACGATAGTACTGTTGTCCTGGTCACGAAAAAAGTCAACGGTGATTTCCTTGTACAAAGAAGTGTCTCTATTCAGAGATTTCTCTACTTAGATGAATAAATCATACTCCATCTAGATTATTAGCGAATATGTATCCCAATCAATTTCAAGTTAAGGAGGATAAGCGAATTTAAAGATTCTTTTTTGATGTTATTATGTGTTATTTACTACTTTTGGCTTTGGGAAAGTTTTCAACTTCAGTAGTTCTTGACAAGTCCCAAGTGGGCAACACTCCTGCTCCGGTTTTAGTGTTTTTAATATATTTTTTGTCTTTTTGGTTTTTGActgttttccttttctttcttcttttccagttttccccttctcttttttttcttctagTTTTATGTTTTCTACTTTTTTCATGCCGTATATTTCTGTTTTGCAGtttgcttatttttctattttttcttttgTCATTTTTCTTTTACTTCCATGAATATATTTATTTTACATATAGCTATTTTTTAGAGTAAACCCTGAACATTTTTATGCCCAATGGATTTTTAAACATAATGAACTTTTTTTATACATagtgaacattttctaaaaatgCAATGAGGTGTTTATCCAatttaaaattttaaaaatcacttatgcatttaaaaaatgttcccCTAATTGAAAAGTGTTGACCACCTTTCAAAAATGTTAACACACATTAAAAAAGGCATGTAAATAAtatattcaaaaaatattcattgTTTCGTGGAAAACAAAAAACTAGAGCAAACGGAAGAGACCAAAGAAAAATTTGTAGAAAATCGGATGGACGCTAAAACTGGGCCGCCCACATGCACACTTCCTCTGGATTTGCTATTTCTCATGTTCCTGAAAATCCTTCTCGCGTAAGTAACTTTTTTCTTTcttccctccttctccttcttccttcCATCTTGACCGGACCTCGCCGGAGAAGTACTAGCCCACCTTCTATCTTAGAGTGAAGTAATGGCCCTagtatctatcttaggggtgagGGTGCACGGGATCGCCGGAGGTTCTCTTGGGTGGTCCCAGGCTTAGAGGGATGGACGGGGTGGTGGCTAGCAACGACGGTGGGgagcccggggggggggggggggggggggggggggggggggggggggggggggggggggggggggggggggggtaggctgGTGGAtcgggaggaagaagaaggaaggaaggaagacgATGAACAGTAGAACGATCTATTCTGCGTGGTTGTATGAAGATCTGACGGTCCCTATTAGAAGTGAGTGATGCACTCGTTTTTTCAGTTAATTGACAAATAGAGGCTCCCCACTTCCTCAACTATTTGACGCCGAGGTCTCCTGGCGAGGCCTTCCAATCCCGACGTTGTTTGTCGGGCAACCATCTTTGGAAGGTGGTATGTTTTCCATCACTTGTAGTACGTCCCGGACGCGGACTCTTAACTCTTCTGGCTTAGCCTACAAGTTTATTCCGGCCGACGCGTATATGATACGATCGTTGCCCAGCTCGATCGACCTCCTGCCCTTCGCCATGGGAAACATCATAGGTTCTTCTCCGGCGAAACTCTACGCGCCCGAGACGTGGTCACGATGTTACACGGAGGGCGACACCGTGATACACAACTTCGAGATCGCCGACTTCTCGCTGATCGACGGCATGGGCGCCGGCAGCTGGGTCACGTCGAGCACGTTCAGCGCCGGCGGATGCGACTGGGACATCATGTTCTACCCCGACGGACTCAAGAAGAACGAGGCCGGATGTGCCCACGCCGACACACCGGCGGCCTTCCTCCGTCTCCGTAGAGGACAACCAGGGGTGGAGGTGATGACCAAGTACACTCTGAGCATATGGGGCAAGGATGGCCAAGTCGTTGAGCAACCGAGCCTGCGGCACACCTTTACCTCCATGGTTGCGAGCTGGGGCTACGAGGGCTTTGTTCCCAAGTCCAAGCTGCGTGCCCTCAAAGACGACTGCTTCACCATCAGATGTGTCTTCACGGTCTTGAAAGAGCGCCACATGGAAGATGTGAGCGCCTTCATCGTCCCGATCCCGCCGTCCAACTTTCACCAAGACTTTGGGAACATGTTGAAGGACGGGGAAGGCACGGATGTGACGTTCGTCGTGGGCGACCAATCGTTTCAGGCTCATAGAGCTGTGTTGGCCGCTCGGACGCCGTTCTTTAGGGCGGAGCTCTTCGGTCCGATGAAAGAGAACAATATGCAGCGCATCAACATTGATGACGTGGAGCCCTTTGTATTCAAGGCGCTTCTTCACTTTATATACACAGATGCCCTGCCGGATAATCGTGATGTCAGGAAGAACACGACACTGCAGCATTTGATGGTTGCCGCGGATCGGTACGGGTTGGACAGGCTAGCGGCCATGTGTGAAGGAGAGCTATGCCGAGGCATTGACGTGCAGACAGTTGCAACCACCCTAACTTTAGCGAAGCAGCATTGTCGCGAGCGACTGAAAGACGTTTGCATTGACTTTATGTCTTCACGGGATGTGTTCGGTGATGTCAAGAAGACCGATGGATTCAAGCACCTTGTGACAAGCTGTCCGGAGGTCATGTCAGAAATTTTACAAGAAAATTTGCCGTTGCCAGAGGTAGGAGAAATTTACATAAGAACTCTTTTTACGTGTTAAAATATATTGATTTTTAAACCACTAGCGTACCCATTGCACAACTTGCTAAACCACCAAGCTCAGTGGTGATTCCATGTGTTGAACATGTTGGTTACAGGGCCGGTCTTTCAAGAAACACCACTAATTTTACACATACATACACATATGAAGTTTACGATAGTATAGAGAGAGGCTCCTGCGATTCAAATGAATTTTGACATTTTACAGGATTTTGATTCTTATAAGTAGATCTTCTTTTTCCGAAAAGAATCCACACCCCAGCCAGCGGTGGACCAACATGAAATTCTTCGCAtattttttttcacttttttcaTTTGATATGATGTAAGGTCTAGTATCAATAGATTCCAAATATCATTTCAAACAAAAAAGGTACCAAACATTCGCATGTTTTGAGAACGTTGCGAAAAGAGGATCCGTGACTATGTTTGAGAATCCTTCAAACTAAAGAGCATGCATGTTTAACTATGTCTAAAGCCGATATATTCTTGCCTTTGGCATCACCACTATCCCGACTCATCGCCACAATGTGTACAAATTATAAGCTGATCTGCACATGCAGTATTTTCACGTTTGCTTCTTTCATCATTCGCCTAGCTAGGCTTGAGCTGAATAATATAACATAGATAACCAAGGGCGTGTGTTGAGAtgagatgatgcatatgcagccATCAATAGTGCTCTGAAACGCCCATATATACTCCTGGTATCTTATACGTACTTGTTGGCTCTCTGTTGCAATCAGGTGGTGCGGACCAATCCGCGGAGGACACCCGGATGGCTCAAGAGGCAGCAGCGCTCATCGCAGGTCCGCCGTGCGGTTCTCGTCTCCGCTTGCGTCTTGGTGCCCGCGGCGGTGGTCTCTTGTCGAGTGTACATGAGGCGCCGCTAGTCTGGTCGGCTGATCAAGGGTGGATCGATGGGCATGTGAACCGGTGGAGCGGATACTGTTCTCGGACTCTCAGTCCGTAACCACAAATTGGTAGAATGAATGTCCTAGGCTATGGCTTTATTTTGGAATTTACAGTTATTCAGTGTATAACGACTTCTTTTTGCCAACGTTACTCAATGTACAAAATAACCTTGTGGGTTTGCTTTTGGTTCGATTGTGCTCGTTTTCTCCTTTGCTCACATACTGTACAAAACCTAACGACAGCTCCTACCTATTAGGAGCTGGGCCTGAATCTGTGCAATTGTCTTATTTCTTCAGTTAAGTACTGTCTCAATTCACTTTGCTTAGTTCTCGCCGTTGATCTTTGATCCAACGCCCATGCCTTACTTACACCGCTTCAGGCCCATATGATGATGCAAGTAGAAGCAACGACTTTGAAAAATATATGCAGATTGGGTATCCAATTAACTAATCCTCCAAGCCAACTAAACTGAAGAAGAAAGGTTGAAATGTCAACGGACATGTGTCCATTCTCTAATCTAGGTGTGCCGATGGGTGATTGTTGATATCGAAGCTACAGATGAGCTCCTAAATTATCCGGTCAGGGGTTAAAACACCCCCATCACATTACGAGTTACGACAAAGGCAGCTTAACCAGGTTCAGGCCACTAGCTTCAGTTTAATCCCCCTTGTTCTGAGGTGTGTTTATTTTCTTGTGTATCAAGAGGGAAAAGGGCTCTCTGCTTACAACAGGTGGAGGGGCACCTTGTGTGTTCTAGTTCTCTCCTTTTTTCCATCGCTCGGTTCTAGTTCTCTCCTTTTTTCCATCGCTTGTCATCCCTTTTATATCCTAGGAGGAAGAGAGTTGACTTCCTTCCTTACCGAGTGGGGAGGGGGCGTACTAGGCATGACGTGccgtaagtgcatctagtgccacccctagttggttttggagtattgacgacaaacctagttaagggactaatgtgtttgtgagaattgcaggataacacaggtagaagtccggcattgattcggttttcctaccagagatgacccctaaaaatgtatgaagacattgatgtcaaaggtggtatatgaagatattcacattgaagactatgacaagagaagacatcgcatgaagcctatggagctcgaagacttagatctttcgtagttctttttcttctttgttgagtcataggaaccaccgtactgttaagtggggtccaagtgaaccagtcagaatgactgaagtgatgcttaaccaaaacctatgtcttcgagtgaagactatgagagcgaaatttgtccagagtcggacaagtcagctttgcttgtagcccaagtaaagctgccgcgtgagtttgaaatctgaccgttggaacacgtgttagttccttagtgacccagggtcttttcggacaaatcaggtcgggttgcctagtggctataaatagcccaccctctacaaccataaacggttggctgctcaaagttagagtacggcttttgtcgttggagagcaacccacctcgaagcctttgagagagaattccctgcgaggataaagccctaaccacccagagtctaagagtgttaggcatcacttaagtcttcttgtctatgtgatctgaagacttattacacttgaggactgtgaatcctccagccggttaggcatcgcgttttgagcatccaagagacattgtggattgccggtgaacgaagtctgtgaaggtttgagAGTTTACCTTGAaaacttaccagagtgattgggcgaggtctgtgtgaccttagctcaaggggaatacggtgaggactgggtgtcctgagctgcgtgttcaggactgggtgtccgggactgtgtgtcatcaggtttaaatacctagccgccctaaccagacgtacagttgtcacagcaactggaactggaactggtccaacaaatcattgtcttcaacgagtcactggtttcatccttcccttccctttacttactgttggtccttgtgaagtcattgtatgattgcactatcttttgtcttcactgagtgattgcatgttctgtttggcttcataatatcttcctacctgatccttactacattgctgctattagtcattgtgctttcactccattgaatacttgactatggtttgcttaatgtagtctaccttccgctgcatggcaataggtttatttctatcgtttgtcttcataacttccatgttttgaagactttcataaaaatcgcctattcacccccctctagtcgatataacgcactttcaattggtatcagagcaaggtactcccttattctgtgtgattcggtttaaccacctgaagttttagctatgtcgactgcagggataattaaagtctccgctgcatgccccgtcttcgatggaactgaatatccctactggaagaataagatgcgcatgcatcttgaagtcattgacgtcgacctatggtatgtcgtcaagaacggcgttcccaaggctggagaaggtgtcactgctgctgacgtcaagaagttcattcaactg contains:
- the LOC125537925 gene encoding BTB/POZ and MATH domain-containing protein 3-like; this encodes MGNIIGSSPAKLYAPETWSRCYTEGDTVIHNFEIADFSLIDGMGAGSWVTSSTFSAGGCDWDIMFYPDGLKKNEAGCAHADTPAAFLRLRRGQPGVEVMTKYTLSIWGKDGQVVEQPSLRHTFTSMVASWGYEGFVPKSKLRALKDDCFTIRCVFTVLKERHMEDVSAFIVPIPPSNFHQDFGNMLKDGEGTDVTFVVGDQSFQAHRAVLAARTPFFRAELFGPMKENNMQRINIDDVEPFVFKALLHFIYTDALPDNRDVRKNTTLQHLMVAADRYGLDRLAAMCEGELCRGIDVQTVATTLTLAKQHCRERLKDVCIDFMSSRDVFGDVKKTDGFKHLVTSCPEVMSEILQENLPLPEVVRTNPRRTPGWLKRQQRSSQVRRAVLVSACVLVPAAVVSCRVYMRRR